In a genomic window of Halomonas denitrificans:
- a CDS encoding isoprenylcysteine carboxylmethyltransferase family protein, protein MSRLLARLELKVPPVAVALALMASMKLVAGYGPPLLPDAGRADAVGWGLMLLGLGLAIAGVASFSRHDTTVDPMHPERAGALVESGIYRFTRNPMYLGFVVLLLGVAFLVNGWTAVHGPVMLALWLDRFQIRPEERLLRERFGDDFVAYCQRVPRWIGRRRGRSKGR, encoded by the coding sequence GTGAGCCGGCTCCTCGCGCGGTTGGAACTGAAGGTGCCGCCGGTCGCGGTCGCGCTGGCGTTGATGGCGTCGATGAAGCTGGTCGCCGGTTATGGTCCGCCGCTGCTGCCGGATGCCGGTCGCGCCGATGCGGTCGGCTGGGGGCTGATGCTGCTGGGGCTGGGCCTGGCCATCGCCGGCGTGGCGAGTTTCTCGCGCCACGACACCACCGTCGATCCGATGCACCCGGAGCGCGCCGGCGCGCTGGTCGAATCGGGCATCTACCGGTTCACGCGAAACCCGATGTATCTCGGGTTCGTCGTCCTGCTGCTGGGCGTCGCGTTCCTGGTCAATGGCTGGACCGCGGTGCACGGGCCGGTGATGCTCGCGCTCTGGCTCGACCGCTTCCAGATCCGGCCCGAAGAGCGGCTGCTGCGAGAACGGTTCGGTGACGACTTCGTTGCGTACTGCCAGCGGGTTCCGCGCTGGATCGGACGGCGTCGCGGGCGGTCGAAGGGTCGCTGA